The Rhizobium sp. WSM4643 genome includes the window TCGGCAGAATTGGAGGCCAATCATGAGCCGCAAGGGCAACGGTTCGTCATTTCGTCAGGCGCCTGCGGCTCGGACGCGTTCCCCTTGGGTGCGACGGTGCCATCCGAAGACGTCAGCGAGCGTATCGAGCATCGCCTTGGCCGCGTCGGATTGAAGTGAATAGTAGATCGTCTGGGCAGCCCTTCGCGGCTGCACGAGTTCCTGATCTCGAAGAATTGCCAAATGCTGGGAAGTCGAAGATTGGCTCAATCCGACCTCGTCGGCCAGAACGCCCACGGACATTTCTCCTTCGGCCAGCAGATGCAGAATGTGAAGCCGTTTGGCGTTCCCCATGGCCGACAAGAAGTTTGCTTCGTTGTCGAAGGCGTTGGATTCAGGGGACGGCGCGGCTGACGATTGATTGTTCAAGGCGAGATCTCCTTTGGGGAACCAAAGCCGGGTCATATCCCCGAGCTTTAATTTAGAGATAACGCATGGGTGCGGGGCCGAAACCCATTATCGGCGCCGCGTCGTCTTTTCCGGCGCGAATCGGATACGGCGCGCATCAAATGGACAGCGGCGGCAGATCATGTTCGAGGCCGGCATCCTTCGCCTATGCGCTAGCGCGGGCCGACCTGGCGCATTTGTGCGGGCAGTGTTTCCCAGGCCCGGATCAGTTCGCCGATAGAGGCCGCCTCCATCTTGTGCATGACATTGCTGCGATGCAGCTTG containing:
- a CDS encoding ArsR/SmtB family transcription factor: MNNQSSAAPSPESNAFDNEANFLSAMGNAKRLHILHLLAEGEMSVGVLADEVGLSQSSTSQHLAILRDQELVQPRRAAQTIYYSLQSDAAKAMLDTLADVFGWHRRTQGERVRAAGA